The genomic stretch tAACAGAGAGGAAGttaaaaaatccaaagagaaGCTAAGGGTTGtaggatggggggggggggggctgtgcttatttattttcctaaaggTATTAAAACATCTGTTCTAAACAAAGAGCAGGTAGAGGATTTAGATCCAAAAGACTCCAGCCTTGGCTGTATGCAATACCCACCTGCTTCAGCTTTCCCCAGCTACAAACCACAGGCAGGAGAAGAGCTaacagggagggggggaacaGAAGCAAACAGCATACGCTGCTGTTGGagcagaataagaaaaaaaactgaaGCAACTGAGTGATTCACTCCAGGTTTTGCAGTGCTCTGGTTTACCCTTTTTCCACTACTTGCCATAGGGCTTTGCGCCGGAGATGCTTAAGGACTCTGTTGTCTATAGAAAGCCTACGTGCCTTGCGCTGAAGTGTTGTCTGAacaccagctgctcctccctgACTTATTTCTTGGAATTTGCCtcaattttttccttcctgctgctgcaggagcagcgTGTTAAGTGGCAGGGAAGGTCAGAGGAAGAACATGTGAATGCCAAAGGAGAGCAGTGTGCCCCAACACCACTTTTGGCAAGAAGATCCTTTGCTGTAGCAGCTTGCCCATGTGCCTGTAATGCATCCAGTGGGATTTCTGGGGCTAGCAGGGCCCCAGATCCCCTGTTCATGCTGTAAAGCACATTTTCACGTTTCAAGACACCATTTCAGAACCTCCTGATCCATTTACAGCTGGTGGTACCTACTGCTGGGCTCACTCCCATGGCAGGCAGCACTCAAACCATCCCTGCGAGGTTCTTGTTCAACGTTTCTCAGGACCGTGAGGAGCCATGagcttccccagctctgcacagggcTATCCTTCGCTGttagcagctgcctgccctACTGAAGACAAAGCAAGTGCCCTGAAAAGGGGCCAAACAGTCTGTGGAAACAGCCAAAGTGATGTGTGACACATCTAGAAAAGGCAGGCTGAAATACCCCGCTAGTTATAGCTCCTATGGCcctgtgcagccaggcagggcacagagctTCATTAGCACCCTTAGAACTGCCCTGTACTGCCCGATAATACTGTGTTTTTCTAACATGCCTGGTAATCACTTGCAAGCACtctattgcaaatattttcatgcttgCACTGAAGCTGCAAAACTAACAAAGCTCTGAGCTGCGAAGGAGACAAGAAGAGACAGTGCTGTTGAACAAGAGCCAGGACAAATAACTTCTACCATGCTGTAGGCTCTACAACAAACTTTAATAGTCTGGAATTACACTGCCATCCACGGAGCTGCTTATAGGTAACTTGGGGAAAGCTCTAAAGCAAAAGAGTTGCTATAAATCCTTTTTGTCCTGCTAGCTCAACATTCCCTTTccccaaatatatttttgccctctgtttctttagaaaaggGATTTACACATAACACAGGAGTTACTCAGGAATCCAGATGTGTGCTAAAGATGAAGTCATGCACCTGTGATTATTCTTCAGCAGGGGTTTCACCATGTCCTCAAAGAAAAAAGGCCAGTACAGGGCAGTAAGGTCTCCCTTCTGCCTTTGACAGGACATACACCATACCACTGATTTGTAATGTGCAGGGGAAAAACACCCTTCTTGTTTTCAGAGCCCAAATAAAAAATCTGGAGAGTTGATCTGGTGGAAAGAGTCAGCAAAGTAAACAGTTTTCCTTCCACTAGCCATAGAAGAGTACAAAAGAATCCAGCGTCACAACCAAATCATCATTCCTCCCCAAATCCTCTGCCCCGTTATCTACAAGTTCCCAAACTCTGCAGTCAGCCAGACCTGCACCTGTGTCTTGAGGCAGGAGGGAACAAGCGTTATTCCAAGttacagagaaacagcaaaacccaggagatgctgctgagcTCTTCCGTGTCTCATAGGTGCAGGATGGAACCGAGCATTTGCTGAGCACCACACAGAGTATTCCTCAAAGGTTTGGAAAAATGACCAGAAAGACGCCACGACACACGCTGCCACCACCTCTGTCACAATACTTACAGAGCTGCAGTTTACAAGTTCAGCCAAGTGACAATGAGGGGGATGCTGAGGATGGAAACGTTGGGAACATGGGTCCAGGTAAAGCTCTGGGTcgtgctggggctgcagaggtcAAACAAGCTGCCTTGAAATTTGATTTTCTGAGACTCCCTTCTCAGCATCTCCCAGATGGTTGCTGCTTCCTTCTGGCACTCCCAGAGCGCTGTCAGGGCACACGTGTGAAATTCATCCCAGTACCTGCAGCCAGGGGAGACACCACACCATCAGTCCCTTTGCATTAGCACAGTGCCAGGATGCCAGGCAGAGCCTTGCTGCTCTGAGCCTGCCCTTCAGGCAGAAACAGCCTCTGTGTTTTATGCAAGTTGCCCAGACTATTGATCCCCTCCATCATCTCCCAGAACATCTTGACTAAAACTCCAAACCTCAAAACACACTGAAGTTATTTCatgggttgtttttgttgggttctttttccccccccctttctctGGAAGTCaataaaatccattattttcCATCAACAAATGCTTCCCTTCAGCACCGAGCACCCCGAGTATCTAAAACAGGCTGCAAACAAAGGCCCAGCACATTTCATTCATAGCTTCCTCCAAGCTGAGTCAAGGGCGAAACGCAAACACAAAGCAAGGAGAAGGACAACAGCTCCTGCAGACTGTCACAGCTTTATAACTGGGGTGTGGGGGAGTTATTCACTGTGTTCTCATTAGACACAACTCCATTTATCTGCTGGGTATTGCCCTGTGTGAGTAGAAGCTGTTCAATGGAAAGAGGCTCTTGGAGAGCACCAGGGAAAAAACAAGACGGGCAAAGATAACCCATGGTCCTGCGGGAATGAACTGCTCTCTGAAGACCCCCTTGGGCAGCCATCCCCTGGGGCTGGCACTTTggaattgtttttttcagatccaGAGCTAGAACCAGGCAGGGAAAAACCCTGGAAGAAATGGGGCCAAAACCCACAGCCCCTGAAAAAGACT from Falco rusticolus isolate bFalRus1 chromosome 10, bFalRus1.pri, whole genome shotgun sequence encodes the following:
- the LOC119154838 gene encoding neuritin-like — protein: MGQRRGTAVLLLALGHLAGLLASGTTCANVYQGFSDCILKLGENMATYEEADGIELQGLHQVCGYWDEFHTCALTALWECQKEAATIWEMLRRESQKIKFQGSLFDLCSPSTTQSFTWTHVPNVSILSIPLIVTWLNL